One window of the Campylobacter concisus genome contains the following:
- a CDS encoding helicase, which translates to MKNETKISGKLLDINTHRQVSKVGMGITLASVCLSALFMKRNKSIKKFHVASGIAFTCFALYHAGLYDNGVFKKMIIKAKNEVKKA; encoded by the coding sequence TTGAAAAACGAAACAAAAATAAGTGGCAAACTACTTGATATAAACACTCATAGACAAGTATCAAAAGTCGGTATGGGAATCACTTTAGCCTCAGTTTGTTTAAGTGCCCTTTTTATGAAAAGAAATAAAAGCATTAAGAAATTTCACGTTGCTTCGGGCATTGCATTTACTTGCTTTGCTCTTTATCATGCTGGACTTTATGATAATGGAGTCTTTAAAAAAATGATAATAAAAGCAAAAAATGAGGTAAAAAAGGCATAA
- the modD gene encoding ModD protein — MILSDAEILSYINEDIPYFDLTTSLQNIDKKASLEIYSRDEICVSCADVAASVARLLGCESKIFVQNSQICKAGDVIIKIYGSYENVHKAWKLAQVALEYASAIATYTNKMVNATKYVNEKCEVLATRKSFPFAKKFCVKAVLEGGGGIHRLGLSDSILFFKNHIKAYTNFDEFVSLLPEFKAKMVEKKICVEAENLDEASKLLKANCDIVQCDKFSQELIKNVLSLRDEISPNTMIIAAGGINLANVKEYANADAIVTSAMYSKGVADISTRLEIL, encoded by the coding sequence ATGATACTTAGCGACGCAGAAATTCTAAGCTACATAAACGAAGATATACCTTACTTTGATCTTACTACGTCGCTTCAAAATATCGATAAAAAAGCCTCACTTGAAATTTATTCACGTGATGAAATTTGCGTTAGCTGCGCTGATGTAGCCGCAAGTGTTGCGAGGCTACTTGGGTGCGAGAGTAAAATTTTTGTGCAAAATTCTCAAATTTGCAAGGCTGGCGATGTAATCATAAAAATTTATGGCAGCTATGAAAATGTGCATAAAGCTTGGAAACTAGCTCAAGTCGCACTAGAATATGCCAGTGCCATCGCAACTTATACAAATAAAATGGTAAATGCCACAAAGTACGTCAATGAAAAATGTGAAGTGTTGGCAACTAGAAAGAGTTTTCCGTTTGCTAAGAAATTTTGCGTAAAAGCCGTACTTGAAGGCGGTGGTGGCATCCATAGGCTTGGGCTTAGCGATAGCATTTTATTTTTTAAAAACCACATAAAAGCTTATACAAATTTTGATGAGTTTGTATCTCTTTTGCCAGAATTTAAAGCCAAAATGGTTGAGAAAAAAATCTGCGTTGAAGCTGAAAATTTAGACGAAGCAAGCAAACTTCTAAAAGCAAATTGCGACATTGTGCAGTGTGATAAATTTAGCCAAGAGCTTATCAAAAACGTACTATCTTTAAGAGATGAAATTTCTCCAAACACTATGATCATAGCAGCTGGCGGCATAAATTTAGCAAATGTAAAAGAATACGCAAATGCCGATGCGATAGTAACATCAGCGATGTATTCAAAAGGCGTTGCTGATATCAGCACCAGACTTGAGATTTTATAA